Genomic DNA from Desulfobaccales bacterium:
AAAAGTACAGAAATCAACGGATTCTTCGAGTTTGGCGGAAGTTGTCGACCGGATCCTCGACAAGGGTATCGTGATTGATGCCTGGGTGAAAGTATCTCTGGTCGGCATTGAGCTGCTTTCCATCGAGGCGAGGGTGGTGATTGCATCGGTTGAGACGTATCTCAAGTACGCCGAGGCGATTGGTCTCACAGCCAGTGCGGCTGCTCCGGCATAAGACTGATTAGGAGCCGTTACGAAATAACCATTACATTCCCGACCATTTCGTTAGGAGCCGTTACAAAATACCAATTACATTTCTGACCATTTTGTTACGGCTCCTTATGCCTGTCACGGCTTACGGCTCCTTATGCCGATCACGGCATTTCAATGTTACAGTTATTTTATTACAACGGCTTAATGAATGCCCATGGGGCGGGAGCTTTTTGGGCGCCCGCTTTCATGGGTGTGCCGCAGAAGAAAGATAGGGAGGATCATTATGGGTAATTTGACAGATGACATGACGCGTTTACGCGGGGAGGTTGACGCCTTGCGGAGTGATCGGGGGGCGTTGATGCAGGAACTGGCGCGCGGGGCCAGGGATCTGGCATCTACGGTTTCAGCCATGCAGGCTGACTTTGCCGCCGCCCACACCACTATGGCCAGAAAAACCGGGGAAGCACGGGCCTCGTACGTAACAATGATCAAGAAGCAGGTCGGCAGGATGAGAAAAGAGAACGACTCAGATCTTGCAGGCGCCTCCCGTGCCTGGTTCGGTAAAGCAAAAAAAACGGTTACAATAAAAAAGAGAGGAAACTAAGCGATGGCTAAAGTACAGAAATCAACAGATTCATCGAGTTTGGCAGAGGTTGTCGATCGGATACTGGACAAAGGTATCGTGATTGATGCTTGGGTGAAAGTATCTCTGGTCGGCATTGAGCTGCTTTCCATCGAAGCGAGAGTTGTGATTGCTTCGGTTGAGACCTATCTCAAGTACGCCGAGGCGATTGGCCTGACGGCCAGTGCGGCTGCTCCGGCATAAGACTGAGCCCCACATGGCTTGTTGCCACAACGAAGCATGAAAATCCCCCCATCCCCCCTTTACCAAAGGGGGGTAAGGGGGGATTTTCATATAAAGTGAAGGAGGATCATCATGGGCAAACTGACCGATGACATGACGCGTTTGCGTGGAGAAATAGAGACCCTGCGGGGTGCGCGAGAGGCGCTGCTGCAAGAGCTGGCACAGGATGCCAGGGAGCTGACCACCGCGGTTTCGGCCATGCAGGCTTATTTCGCCGCCGCCCACACCGCGATGGCGAAAAAGAGCAGTGGGGAGCGGGAGGCCTTTGTGGCCGCCATGATCGATGAGGTCAACTCCCTGCTGTGTGAATTTTCCAGAGACCGGAATGATATGGCCCGGAAGGGAAGACATGACCGGGAAGCCTTTCTATCAGAAATGAGGAGACAGGTTACGGGCATGCGCAAAGAGACGGCGGACGACATGATGGGTGCCCGGCTTGCCTGGCGCGGCGAGCGTCCCGGAAAGTCCCGGCCCATTCCGATGAAGAAGGAACCGGTGGTCGTAAAACACGTATCGCCCCCGGTGGAAGCAGCACTGAAGAAGACGGTGGCGGCGCCGGAGATCAAGGCGGAAAAGCCACCGGTCACATTCAAGGAACCGCTGAAAAAGGAAGAGGAAAAGAAGACGGTCGTCGCGGCGCCCCAAGCCCCGGCGGCGGTCAAACCCCCCAAGCTCAAAACGCCAACGCCTATCGTTGACTCTATGCCGTTTCAGAAGAGCAAAAAGAAAAGTAGGCTGGATGAAAAACCTGTCAAAGCGATGACCAGGGCGAAACGGGGCAGGAAATAATACCCGCACTTCCCAAGTCGGAAAATGGTTCTTTAGGAGGCTTGCATGGTACGAGCACGTCTAAGCCGGGATTCGGTGGTATTTGAGGAGCTGACTTGCGCCTTTTGCGGTGGCCGGGGCAGAGACCCCTTCGATATCATGTCTTCCCTTTCCACCTGTTGTGTCTGCGGGGGAAGCGGTAAAGTACTGGTCCAGGCGCCGGCCACCGCCTGCGCCCATTGCCGGGGAACGGGGGCCGTTAAAACCCT
This window encodes:
- the gvpA gene encoding gas vesicle structural protein GvpA, coding for MAKVQKSTDSSSLAEVVDRILDKGIVIDAWVKVSLVGIELLSIEARVVIASVETYLKYAEAIGLTASAAAPA
- the gvpA gene encoding gas vesicle structural protein GvpA, whose translation is MAKVQKSTDSSSLAEVVDRILDKGIVIDAWVKVSLVGIELLSIEARVVIASVETYLKYAEAIGLTASAAAPA